The Miscanthus floridulus cultivar M001 chromosome 7, ASM1932011v1, whole genome shotgun sequence genome includes a region encoding these proteins:
- the LOC136464770 gene encoding uncharacterized protein, with translation MAAARLVPLLRRRLAAAIAGSPAPYSHRGFSFPPPASAGLRSLLTVTGASNTATDPQDQQDSETNPPLASVPTRELGFKVRDTSNLKISPRHDLAMIFTCKVCETRSMKMASKDSYQNGVVVVRCGGCNNLHLIADRLGWFGEPGSIEDFLATQGEEVKKGSTDTLNFTLDDLAGSQVSSKGPSEQN, from the exons ATGGCTGCCGCCCGGCTGGTTCCGCTGCTCCGACGCCGCCTCGCCGCCGCAATTGCCGGATCGCCTGCTCCCTACTCCCACCGAG GATTCTCATTTCCTCCACCTGCAAGTGCCGGGCTAAGGTCCCTCCTAACAGTTACCGGAGCGAGCAATACTGCAACAGATCCCCAGGATCAACAGGATTCTGAAACAAATCCCCCACTGGCTTCTGTCCCGACACGAGAGCTCGGATTCAAAGTCAGGGATACCTCCAACCTGAAGATCTCACCAAGGCATGACCTCGCCATGATCTTTACATGCAAGGTGTGCGAGACCAGATCTATGAAGATGGCCAGCAAGGACTCGTACCAGAATGGAGTTGTGGTTGTGCGGTGCGGTGGCTGCAACAACCTCCACCTCATAGCAGATAGGCTTGGATGGTTCGGGGAGCCAGGGAGCATCGAGGACTTCCTAGCGACGCAAGGAGAGGAGGTGAAGAAAGGTTCAACGGATACTCTCAACTTCACTTTGGATGACTTGGCTGGGTCTCAGGTCAGTTCTAAGGGGCCTTCTGAACAAAATTAG
- the LOC136464771 gene encoding ABC transporter G family member 28-like isoform X2, giving the protein MACWVAAAMHLLLLCNAAAAARAAVALFAAVDGTTPLPPRLSLAEAAAAIGTGDYDDGTTGDKGSQAIVGSPIVAGAMNDRLRALTSSFAIAIGKKLDYCIKDTETEWNQAFDFSKDTTFLTNCMKETKGDLQQRICTAAEMRFYFDSLMGGGDTAETNYVKPNVNCNRSSWIDGCEPGWACSAGPDQKIDLQNSKDIPYRPLKCQSCCPGFFCPHGLTCMIPCPLGAYCPRSSLNTSTGICDPYNYQPPPGNPNHTCGAADIWADVVTADDIFCPAGFYCPSTIQKLPCSSGYYCRKGSTSQTRCYKKSSCPPNSATQDITIFGALLVVASCLVLLIIYNFSGQILTNREKRQAKSREAAARHARETAQARERWKSAKDVAKKAGVGLQSQLSRTFSRKKAGQAQPGPSRVGDAGGKKNNLTDMMRSIEDNPESDEGFNLEVGDKALKKPTGKQMHTRSQIFKYAYGQIEKEKAMQQENHNMTFSGVISMAKDHDVSTRPSIEIAFKDLTLTLKGSKKKLLRSVTGKLSPGKVAAVMGPSGAGKTTFLSAIAGKATGCGTSGLVLINGKIEPIRGYKKIIGFVPQDDIVHGNLTVEENLWFNARCRLSADMSKADKVLVVERVIESLGLQPVRDSLVGTVEQRGISGGQRKRVNVGLEMVMEPSVLILDEPTSGLDSASSLLLLRALRREALEGVNISMVVHQPSYTLYRMFDDLILLAKGGMTVYHGPVKKVEEYFTGLGIVVPERVNPPDYYIDILEGIVKPNLSPGVSVKDLPIRWMVHNGYDVPRDMLQSSSQSESTSRGSMDHASSHDDAAPSIVSVLWGNFKDILGQKKDEYDYNKTSEDLSKRKTPGILRQYRYFLGRCGKQRLRDARIQGVDYLILCLAGICLGTLAKVSDETFGALGYTYTVIAVSLLCKIGALRSFTLDKINYWRERASGMSSLAYFMSKDTIDHFNTVVKPIVYLSMFYFFNNPRSSIWENYIVLLALVYCVTGIGYTFAIFFQPGSAQLWSALLPVVLTLIATQQKDTILADLCYTKWALEAFVIANAQNYSGVWLITRCGSLVRSGYDIEHEALCIAVLIANGILFRCVAFFCMVTFQKN; this is encoded by the exons ATGGCCTGCTGGGTGGCGGCCGCCATGCACCTGCTGCTGCTCTGCaacgccgcggccgccgcgcgcgccgccgtcgccctGTTCGCCGCCGTTGACGGCACGACGCCGCTGCCCCCGCGCCTGTCCCTCGCGGAGGCCGCGGCCGCGATCGGCACAGGCGACTACGACGACGGCACCACCGGGGACAAGGGGTCCCAAGCCATCGTGGGGAGCCCCATCGTGGCCGGCGCCATGAACGACCGCCTCAGGGCGCTCACCTCCTCCTTCGCCATCGCCATCGGCAAGAAGCTCGACTACTGCATCAAGGACAC GGAGACGGAGTGGAATCAGGCCTTCGATTTCTCAAAGGACACCACCTTCCTCACCAATTGTATGAAGGAGACCAAGG GGGACCTCCAGCAGCGGATCTGCACGGCGGCAGAGATGAGGTTCTACTTCGACAGCCTGATGGGCGGCGGAGACACGGCGGAGACCAACTACGTGAAGCCCAACGTGAACTGCAACCGGTCGTCGTGGATCGACGGGTGCGAGCCCGGTTGGGCGTGCAGCGCCGGTCCCGACCAGAAGATCGACCTGCAGAACTCCAAGGACATCCCCTACAGGCCGCTCAAGTGCCAGTCCTGCTGCCCAGGCTTCTTCTGCCCCCATGGCCTCACCTGCATGATCC CTTGCCCTCTGGGTGCTTACTGTCCACGGTCCAGCCTGAATACTTCCACAGGCATCTGTGACCC GTACAACTATCAGCCGCCGCCCGGAAACCCGAACCACACCTGCGGAGCCGCCGACATCTGGGCGGATGTGGTCACAGCAGATGATATCTTCTGCCCTGCTGGATTCTACTGCCCCAGCACTATACAGAAGCTCCCTTGTAGTAGTGG GTATTATTGCAGGAAGGGGTCAACCTCACAGACTA GATGCTACAAGAAGAGCTCTTGCCCACCAAACTCTGCTACTCAGGACATCACTATATTCGGCGCGCTGCTTGTG GTTGCATCCTGCTTAGTCCTTCTTATCATCTACAACTTCTCCGGCCAAATTCTGACCAACCGCGAGAAGAGGCAAGCGAAATCTCGAGAGGCTGCCGCAAGGCATGCGAGAGAGACTGCACAGGCTCGAGAGAGGTGGAAGTCAGCTAAAGACGTCGCCAAGAAGGCGGGCGTGGGACTGCAGTCGCAACTGTCCCGCACCTTCTCGCGCAAGAAGGCTGGCCAGGCACAGCCCGGACCGTCCAGGGTAGGAGACGCAGGTGGGAAGAAGAACAATCTTACTGACATGATGCGCTCGATTGAGGATAATCCAGAGAGCGATGAGGGGTTCAACCTGGAAGTAGGAGACAAGGCCCTGAAAAAGCCCACGGGGAAACAGATGCACACCCGGAGCCAGATCTTCAAGTACGCGTATGGTCAGATCGAGAAGGAGAAGGCCATGCAGCAGGAGAACCATAACATGACCTTCTCAGGCGTTATATCCATGGCAAAAGACCATGATGTCAGTACGAGACCATCCATTGAGATCGCCTTCAAGGACCTAACTCTGACATTGAAGGGAAGCAAGAAGAAGCTCTTGAGATCAGTGACAGGGAAGCTCTCACCTGGTAAGGTAGCTGCCGTCATGGGCCCGTCTGGCGCAGGGAAAACCACGTTTCTGAGCGCCATTGCCGGTAAGGCAACCGGGTGTGGAACATCGGGTCTGGTATTAATAAATGGCAAGATCGAACCGATTCGAGGGTACAAGAAGATCATTGGCTTTGTTCCCCAAGATGACATCGTCCATGGCAACCTAACTGTTGAAGAAAACCTCTGGTTCAATGCAAGATGCAG GCTGTCAGCAGACATGTCGAAAGCCGATAAGGTCCTCGTCGTGGAAAGGGTCATCGAGTCCCTTGGGCTGCAGCCAGTTCGAGATTCTTTGGTTGGGACGGTAGAGCAGCGTGGCATCTCTGGTGGCCAGCGCAAGAGAGTCAATGTCGGCCTCGAGATGGTGATGGAGCCGTCGGTGCTGATCTTGGATGAGCCGACGTCTGGTTTGGACAGCGCCTCCTCCCTGCTTCTGCTCCGCGCCCTTCGTCGTGAAGCTCTCGAAGGCGTCAACATCTCCATGGTCGTCCATCAGCCCAG TTACACTCTCTACAGAATGTTTGATGACCTGATACTTCTAGCCAAAGGGGGCATGACGGTGTACCATGGGCCCGTGAAGAAGGTGGAGGAGTACTTCACAGGGCTGGGCATCGTCGTGCCAGAGCGGGTGAACCCACCAGACTACTACATCGACATCTTGGAGGGCATTGTGAAGCCCAACTTAAGCCCAGGTGTCAGTGTGAAGGATCTGCCGATCAGATGGATGGTGCACAACGGGTACGATGTCCCGCGGGATATGCTGCAGAGTTCTTCACAATCAGAGTCGACGTCCAGGGGAAGCATGGATCATGCTTCGAGCCACGACGATGCAGCGCCATCCATTGTTTCAGTACTCTGGGGCAATTTCAAGGATATCCTCGGGCAGAAGAAGGATGAGTATGATTACAACAAGACTTCAGAGGATTTGTCAAAACGTAAGACTCCCGGCATCCTGAGGCAGTACAGATACTTCCTAGGAAG GTGCGGCAAGCAGAGGCTCCGTGATGCCAGGATACAGGGAGTTGACTATTTGATCCTTTGTCTTGCCGGTATATGCCTGGGAACACTGGCGAAAGTGAGCGACGAGACGTTTGGAGCGCTGGGATACACTTACACTGTCATTGCTGTCT CTCTGCTCTGCAAGATCGGAGCCCTGAGATCGTTCACGCTGGACAAGATAAACTACTGGAGGGAGAGAGCCTCCGGGATGAGCTCCCTGGCCTACTTCATGTCCAAGGACACCATAGATCACTTCAACACCGTTGTTAAGCCCATTGTCTACCTCTCCATGTTCTACTTCTTCAACAACCCAAGGTCGTCCATCTGGGAGAACTACATTGTCCTCCTTGCACTCGTCTACTGCGTCACTGGCATCGGCTACACCTTCGCCATCTTCTTCCAGCCAGGTTCTGCACAGCTG TGGTCTGCTTTGCTTCCAGTGGTTTTGACTCTGATAGCAACACAGCAGAAGGACACGATCCTTGCCGATCTGTGCTACACAAAGTGGGCTCTGGAAGCCTTTGTCATTGCAAACGCTCAGAA CTATTCCGGAGTGTGGCTAATAACACGGTGTGGCTCGCTGGTCAGGAGCGGCTACGACATTGAGCACGAGGCTCTCTGTATAGCGGTCCTCATTGCTAATGGGATACTCTTCCGCTGTGTAGCATTCTTCTGCATGGTCACCTTCCAGAAAAACTAA
- the LOC136464771 gene encoding ABC transporter G family member 28-like isoform X1, with protein MACWVAAAMHLLLLCNAAAAARAAVALFAAVDGTTPLPPRLSLAEAAAAIGTGDYDDGTTGDKGSQAIVGSPIVAGAMNDRLRALTSSFAIAIGKKLDYCIKDTETEWNQAFDFSKDTTFLTNCMKETKGDLQQRICTAAEMRFYFDSLMGGGDTAETNYVKPNVNCNRSSWIDGCEPGWACSAGPDQKIDLQNSKDIPYRPLKCQSCCPGFFCPHGLTCMIPCPLGAYCPRSSLNTSTGICDPYNYQPPPGNPNHTCGAADIWADVVTADDIFCPAGFYCPSTIQKLPCSSGYYCRKGSTSQTSKPSLVHRDGNPDHQYQLLWFHSSPSTPPKSTAAHLTAGCYKKSSCPPNSATQDITIFGALLVVASCLVLLIIYNFSGQILTNREKRQAKSREAAARHARETAQARERWKSAKDVAKKAGVGLQSQLSRTFSRKKAGQAQPGPSRVGDAGGKKNNLTDMMRSIEDNPESDEGFNLEVGDKALKKPTGKQMHTRSQIFKYAYGQIEKEKAMQQENHNMTFSGVISMAKDHDVSTRPSIEIAFKDLTLTLKGSKKKLLRSVTGKLSPGKVAAVMGPSGAGKTTFLSAIAGKATGCGTSGLVLINGKIEPIRGYKKIIGFVPQDDIVHGNLTVEENLWFNARCRLSADMSKADKVLVVERVIESLGLQPVRDSLVGTVEQRGISGGQRKRVNVGLEMVMEPSVLILDEPTSGLDSASSLLLLRALRREALEGVNISMVVHQPSYTLYRMFDDLILLAKGGMTVYHGPVKKVEEYFTGLGIVVPERVNPPDYYIDILEGIVKPNLSPGVSVKDLPIRWMVHNGYDVPRDMLQSSSQSESTSRGSMDHASSHDDAAPSIVSVLWGNFKDILGQKKDEYDYNKTSEDLSKRKTPGILRQYRYFLGRCGKQRLRDARIQGVDYLILCLAGICLGTLAKVSDETFGALGYTYTVIAVSLLCKIGALRSFTLDKINYWRERASGMSSLAYFMSKDTIDHFNTVVKPIVYLSMFYFFNNPRSSIWENYIVLLALVYCVTGIGYTFAIFFQPGSAQLWSALLPVVLTLIATQQKDTILADLCYTKWALEAFVIANAQNYSGVWLITRCGSLVRSGYDIEHEALCIAVLIANGILFRCVAFFCMVTFQKN; from the exons ATGGCCTGCTGGGTGGCGGCCGCCATGCACCTGCTGCTGCTCTGCaacgccgcggccgccgcgcgcgccgccgtcgccctGTTCGCCGCCGTTGACGGCACGACGCCGCTGCCCCCGCGCCTGTCCCTCGCGGAGGCCGCGGCCGCGATCGGCACAGGCGACTACGACGACGGCACCACCGGGGACAAGGGGTCCCAAGCCATCGTGGGGAGCCCCATCGTGGCCGGCGCCATGAACGACCGCCTCAGGGCGCTCACCTCCTCCTTCGCCATCGCCATCGGCAAGAAGCTCGACTACTGCATCAAGGACAC GGAGACGGAGTGGAATCAGGCCTTCGATTTCTCAAAGGACACCACCTTCCTCACCAATTGTATGAAGGAGACCAAGG GGGACCTCCAGCAGCGGATCTGCACGGCGGCAGAGATGAGGTTCTACTTCGACAGCCTGATGGGCGGCGGAGACACGGCGGAGACCAACTACGTGAAGCCCAACGTGAACTGCAACCGGTCGTCGTGGATCGACGGGTGCGAGCCCGGTTGGGCGTGCAGCGCCGGTCCCGACCAGAAGATCGACCTGCAGAACTCCAAGGACATCCCCTACAGGCCGCTCAAGTGCCAGTCCTGCTGCCCAGGCTTCTTCTGCCCCCATGGCCTCACCTGCATGATCC CTTGCCCTCTGGGTGCTTACTGTCCACGGTCCAGCCTGAATACTTCCACAGGCATCTGTGACCC GTACAACTATCAGCCGCCGCCCGGAAACCCGAACCACACCTGCGGAGCCGCCGACATCTGGGCGGATGTGGTCACAGCAGATGATATCTTCTGCCCTGCTGGATTCTACTGCCCCAGCACTATACAGAAGCTCCCTTGTAGTAGTGG GTATTATTGCAGGAAGGGGTCAACCTCACAGACTAGTAAGCCCAGTCTTGTTCACAGAGATGGAAATCCTGACCATCAATATCAGCTCCTTTGGTTTCATTCAAGTCCATCCACTCCTCCTAAATCCACTGCTGCTCACCTTACTGCAGGATGCTACAAGAAGAGCTCTTGCCCACCAAACTCTGCTACTCAGGACATCACTATATTCGGCGCGCTGCTTGTG GTTGCATCCTGCTTAGTCCTTCTTATCATCTACAACTTCTCCGGCCAAATTCTGACCAACCGCGAGAAGAGGCAAGCGAAATCTCGAGAGGCTGCCGCAAGGCATGCGAGAGAGACTGCACAGGCTCGAGAGAGGTGGAAGTCAGCTAAAGACGTCGCCAAGAAGGCGGGCGTGGGACTGCAGTCGCAACTGTCCCGCACCTTCTCGCGCAAGAAGGCTGGCCAGGCACAGCCCGGACCGTCCAGGGTAGGAGACGCAGGTGGGAAGAAGAACAATCTTACTGACATGATGCGCTCGATTGAGGATAATCCAGAGAGCGATGAGGGGTTCAACCTGGAAGTAGGAGACAAGGCCCTGAAAAAGCCCACGGGGAAACAGATGCACACCCGGAGCCAGATCTTCAAGTACGCGTATGGTCAGATCGAGAAGGAGAAGGCCATGCAGCAGGAGAACCATAACATGACCTTCTCAGGCGTTATATCCATGGCAAAAGACCATGATGTCAGTACGAGACCATCCATTGAGATCGCCTTCAAGGACCTAACTCTGACATTGAAGGGAAGCAAGAAGAAGCTCTTGAGATCAGTGACAGGGAAGCTCTCACCTGGTAAGGTAGCTGCCGTCATGGGCCCGTCTGGCGCAGGGAAAACCACGTTTCTGAGCGCCATTGCCGGTAAGGCAACCGGGTGTGGAACATCGGGTCTGGTATTAATAAATGGCAAGATCGAACCGATTCGAGGGTACAAGAAGATCATTGGCTTTGTTCCCCAAGATGACATCGTCCATGGCAACCTAACTGTTGAAGAAAACCTCTGGTTCAATGCAAGATGCAG GCTGTCAGCAGACATGTCGAAAGCCGATAAGGTCCTCGTCGTGGAAAGGGTCATCGAGTCCCTTGGGCTGCAGCCAGTTCGAGATTCTTTGGTTGGGACGGTAGAGCAGCGTGGCATCTCTGGTGGCCAGCGCAAGAGAGTCAATGTCGGCCTCGAGATGGTGATGGAGCCGTCGGTGCTGATCTTGGATGAGCCGACGTCTGGTTTGGACAGCGCCTCCTCCCTGCTTCTGCTCCGCGCCCTTCGTCGTGAAGCTCTCGAAGGCGTCAACATCTCCATGGTCGTCCATCAGCCCAG TTACACTCTCTACAGAATGTTTGATGACCTGATACTTCTAGCCAAAGGGGGCATGACGGTGTACCATGGGCCCGTGAAGAAGGTGGAGGAGTACTTCACAGGGCTGGGCATCGTCGTGCCAGAGCGGGTGAACCCACCAGACTACTACATCGACATCTTGGAGGGCATTGTGAAGCCCAACTTAAGCCCAGGTGTCAGTGTGAAGGATCTGCCGATCAGATGGATGGTGCACAACGGGTACGATGTCCCGCGGGATATGCTGCAGAGTTCTTCACAATCAGAGTCGACGTCCAGGGGAAGCATGGATCATGCTTCGAGCCACGACGATGCAGCGCCATCCATTGTTTCAGTACTCTGGGGCAATTTCAAGGATATCCTCGGGCAGAAGAAGGATGAGTATGATTACAACAAGACTTCAGAGGATTTGTCAAAACGTAAGACTCCCGGCATCCTGAGGCAGTACAGATACTTCCTAGGAAG GTGCGGCAAGCAGAGGCTCCGTGATGCCAGGATACAGGGAGTTGACTATTTGATCCTTTGTCTTGCCGGTATATGCCTGGGAACACTGGCGAAAGTGAGCGACGAGACGTTTGGAGCGCTGGGATACACTTACACTGTCATTGCTGTCT CTCTGCTCTGCAAGATCGGAGCCCTGAGATCGTTCACGCTGGACAAGATAAACTACTGGAGGGAGAGAGCCTCCGGGATGAGCTCCCTGGCCTACTTCATGTCCAAGGACACCATAGATCACTTCAACACCGTTGTTAAGCCCATTGTCTACCTCTCCATGTTCTACTTCTTCAACAACCCAAGGTCGTCCATCTGGGAGAACTACATTGTCCTCCTTGCACTCGTCTACTGCGTCACTGGCATCGGCTACACCTTCGCCATCTTCTTCCAGCCAGGTTCTGCACAGCTG TGGTCTGCTTTGCTTCCAGTGGTTTTGACTCTGATAGCAACACAGCAGAAGGACACGATCCTTGCCGATCTGTGCTACACAAAGTGGGCTCTGGAAGCCTTTGTCATTGCAAACGCTCAGAA CTATTCCGGAGTGTGGCTAATAACACGGTGTGGCTCGCTGGTCAGGAGCGGCTACGACATTGAGCACGAGGCTCTCTGTATAGCGGTCCTCATTGCTAATGGGATACTCTTCCGCTGTGTAGCATTCTTCTGCATGGTCACCTTCCAGAAAAACTAA
- the LOC136464771 gene encoding ABC transporter G family member 28-like isoform X3: MRFYFDSLMGGGDTAETNYVKPNVNCNRSSWIDGCEPGWACSAGPDQKIDLQNSKDIPYRPLKCQSCCPGFFCPHGLTCMIPCPLGAYCPRSSLNTSTGICDPYNYQPPPGNPNHTCGAADIWADVVTADDIFCPAGFYCPSTIQKLPCSSGYYCRKGSTSQTSKPSLVHRDGNPDHQYQLLWFHSSPSTPPKSTAAHLTAGCYKKSSCPPNSATQDITIFGALLVVASCLVLLIIYNFSGQILTNREKRQAKSREAAARHARETAQARERWKSAKDVAKKAGVGLQSQLSRTFSRKKAGQAQPGPSRVGDAGGKKNNLTDMMRSIEDNPESDEGFNLEVGDKALKKPTGKQMHTRSQIFKYAYGQIEKEKAMQQENHNMTFSGVISMAKDHDVSTRPSIEIAFKDLTLTLKGSKKKLLRSVTGKLSPGKVAAVMGPSGAGKTTFLSAIAGKATGCGTSGLVLINGKIEPIRGYKKIIGFVPQDDIVHGNLTVEENLWFNARCRLSADMSKADKVLVVERVIESLGLQPVRDSLVGTVEQRGISGGQRKRVNVGLEMVMEPSVLILDEPTSGLDSASSLLLLRALRREALEGVNISMVVHQPSYTLYRMFDDLILLAKGGMTVYHGPVKKVEEYFTGLGIVVPERVNPPDYYIDILEGIVKPNLSPGVSVKDLPIRWMVHNGYDVPRDMLQSSSQSESTSRGSMDHASSHDDAAPSIVSVLWGNFKDILGQKKDEYDYNKTSEDLSKRKTPGILRQYRYFLGRCGKQRLRDARIQGVDYLILCLAGICLGTLAKVSDETFGALGYTYTVIAVSLLCKIGALRSFTLDKINYWRERASGMSSLAYFMSKDTIDHFNTVVKPIVYLSMFYFFNNPRSSIWENYIVLLALVYCVTGIGYTFAIFFQPGSAQLWSALLPVVLTLIATQQKDTILADLCYTKWALEAFVIANAQNYSGVWLITRCGSLVRSGYDIEHEALCIAVLIANGILFRCVAFFCMVTFQKN; the protein is encoded by the exons ATGAGGTTCTACTTCGACAGCCTGATGGGCGGCGGAGACACGGCGGAGACCAACTACGTGAAGCCCAACGTGAACTGCAACCGGTCGTCGTGGATCGACGGGTGCGAGCCCGGTTGGGCGTGCAGCGCCGGTCCCGACCAGAAGATCGACCTGCAGAACTCCAAGGACATCCCCTACAGGCCGCTCAAGTGCCAGTCCTGCTGCCCAGGCTTCTTCTGCCCCCATGGCCTCACCTGCATGATCC CTTGCCCTCTGGGTGCTTACTGTCCACGGTCCAGCCTGAATACTTCCACAGGCATCTGTGACCC GTACAACTATCAGCCGCCGCCCGGAAACCCGAACCACACCTGCGGAGCCGCCGACATCTGGGCGGATGTGGTCACAGCAGATGATATCTTCTGCCCTGCTGGATTCTACTGCCCCAGCACTATACAGAAGCTCCCTTGTAGTAGTGG GTATTATTGCAGGAAGGGGTCAACCTCACAGACTAGTAAGCCCAGTCTTGTTCACAGAGATGGAAATCCTGACCATCAATATCAGCTCCTTTGGTTTCATTCAAGTCCATCCACTCCTCCTAAATCCACTGCTGCTCACCTTACTGCAGGATGCTACAAGAAGAGCTCTTGCCCACCAAACTCTGCTACTCAGGACATCACTATATTCGGCGCGCTGCTTGTG GTTGCATCCTGCTTAGTCCTTCTTATCATCTACAACTTCTCCGGCCAAATTCTGACCAACCGCGAGAAGAGGCAAGCGAAATCTCGAGAGGCTGCCGCAAGGCATGCGAGAGAGACTGCACAGGCTCGAGAGAGGTGGAAGTCAGCTAAAGACGTCGCCAAGAAGGCGGGCGTGGGACTGCAGTCGCAACTGTCCCGCACCTTCTCGCGCAAGAAGGCTGGCCAGGCACAGCCCGGACCGTCCAGGGTAGGAGACGCAGGTGGGAAGAAGAACAATCTTACTGACATGATGCGCTCGATTGAGGATAATCCAGAGAGCGATGAGGGGTTCAACCTGGAAGTAGGAGACAAGGCCCTGAAAAAGCCCACGGGGAAACAGATGCACACCCGGAGCCAGATCTTCAAGTACGCGTATGGTCAGATCGAGAAGGAGAAGGCCATGCAGCAGGAGAACCATAACATGACCTTCTCAGGCGTTATATCCATGGCAAAAGACCATGATGTCAGTACGAGACCATCCATTGAGATCGCCTTCAAGGACCTAACTCTGACATTGAAGGGAAGCAAGAAGAAGCTCTTGAGATCAGTGACAGGGAAGCTCTCACCTGGTAAGGTAGCTGCCGTCATGGGCCCGTCTGGCGCAGGGAAAACCACGTTTCTGAGCGCCATTGCCGGTAAGGCAACCGGGTGTGGAACATCGGGTCTGGTATTAATAAATGGCAAGATCGAACCGATTCGAGGGTACAAGAAGATCATTGGCTTTGTTCCCCAAGATGACATCGTCCATGGCAACCTAACTGTTGAAGAAAACCTCTGGTTCAATGCAAGATGCAG GCTGTCAGCAGACATGTCGAAAGCCGATAAGGTCCTCGTCGTGGAAAGGGTCATCGAGTCCCTTGGGCTGCAGCCAGTTCGAGATTCTTTGGTTGGGACGGTAGAGCAGCGTGGCATCTCTGGTGGCCAGCGCAAGAGAGTCAATGTCGGCCTCGAGATGGTGATGGAGCCGTCGGTGCTGATCTTGGATGAGCCGACGTCTGGTTTGGACAGCGCCTCCTCCCTGCTTCTGCTCCGCGCCCTTCGTCGTGAAGCTCTCGAAGGCGTCAACATCTCCATGGTCGTCCATCAGCCCAG TTACACTCTCTACAGAATGTTTGATGACCTGATACTTCTAGCCAAAGGGGGCATGACGGTGTACCATGGGCCCGTGAAGAAGGTGGAGGAGTACTTCACAGGGCTGGGCATCGTCGTGCCAGAGCGGGTGAACCCACCAGACTACTACATCGACATCTTGGAGGGCATTGTGAAGCCCAACTTAAGCCCAGGTGTCAGTGTGAAGGATCTGCCGATCAGATGGATGGTGCACAACGGGTACGATGTCCCGCGGGATATGCTGCAGAGTTCTTCACAATCAGAGTCGACGTCCAGGGGAAGCATGGATCATGCTTCGAGCCACGACGATGCAGCGCCATCCATTGTTTCAGTACTCTGGGGCAATTTCAAGGATATCCTCGGGCAGAAGAAGGATGAGTATGATTACAACAAGACTTCAGAGGATTTGTCAAAACGTAAGACTCCCGGCATCCTGAGGCAGTACAGATACTTCCTAGGAAG GTGCGGCAAGCAGAGGCTCCGTGATGCCAGGATACAGGGAGTTGACTATTTGATCCTTTGTCTTGCCGGTATATGCCTGGGAACACTGGCGAAAGTGAGCGACGAGACGTTTGGAGCGCTGGGATACACTTACACTGTCATTGCTGTCT CTCTGCTCTGCAAGATCGGAGCCCTGAGATCGTTCACGCTGGACAAGATAAACTACTGGAGGGAGAGAGCCTCCGGGATGAGCTCCCTGGCCTACTTCATGTCCAAGGACACCATAGATCACTTCAACACCGTTGTTAAGCCCATTGTCTACCTCTCCATGTTCTACTTCTTCAACAACCCAAGGTCGTCCATCTGGGAGAACTACATTGTCCTCCTTGCACTCGTCTACTGCGTCACTGGCATCGGCTACACCTTCGCCATCTTCTTCCAGCCAGGTTCTGCACAGCTG TGGTCTGCTTTGCTTCCAGTGGTTTTGACTCTGATAGCAACACAGCAGAAGGACACGATCCTTGCCGATCTGTGCTACACAAAGTGGGCTCTGGAAGCCTTTGTCATTGCAAACGCTCAGAA CTATTCCGGAGTGTGGCTAATAACACGGTGTGGCTCGCTGGTCAGGAGCGGCTACGACATTGAGCACGAGGCTCTCTGTATAGCGGTCCTCATTGCTAATGGGATACTCTTCCGCTGTGTAGCATTCTTCTGCATGGTCACCTTCCAGAAAAACTAA